A part of Heliangelus exortis chromosome 3, bHelExo1.hap1, whole genome shotgun sequence genomic DNA contains:
- the FAM110C gene encoding protein FAM110C has translation MPTELSRAVRMHAISDLHSSLTLRLLNKGPEYLRRQMEAGNPGRKSAVERLAADKAKYVKSQQVISTKQEPVILLSSASESSSETCSVESRATSRDLGRGKSAKPLELAKAVYSCRAPLQHGPPIARRSTPKRQMRPDSLVIYRQKCEFGRGQSQDSSRGSLVRRIFQGSVKEKQLASPEMPRLMEDAAAPESKETLSAKDSDHEPSSRGAEQAVAGSTEVPGLCTEEHERPSKLNTLPEDVKDVKRRGGLHRSQSDISSRYSKSFSEFDTFFKYCGLDQEVIEDLGRENFSVVSDNVSFKIRSISVATSESDFTRHSGDEGLLEDELTEQVPSSTSVIERNARIIKWLYTCKKAKENNKVMQELA, from the coding sequence ATGCCAACTGAACTCTCCCGGGCCGTGAGAATGCACGCCATCTCCGACCTCCACTCCTCCCTCACCCTGCGCCTCCTCAACAAGGGGCCAGAGTACCTGCGCAGGCAGATGGAGGCAGGCAACCCGGGACGGAAAAGTGCCGTGGAGAGGCTGGCAGCCGACAAGGCCAAGTACGTGAAAAGCCAGCAGGTAATCAGCACCAAGCAGGAACCCGTCATCCTGCTTAGCTCAGCCTCAGAGAGCAGCAGCGAGACCTGTTCGGTGGAAAGCAGAGCGACCAGCAGGGACttgggcagagggaagagcGCGAAGCCCCTGGAGCTGGCCAAGGCGGTGTACTCCTGCCGTGCCCCCCTGCAGCACGGCCCCCCCATAGCCAGGCGCAGCACCCCCAAGAGGCAGATGCGTCCGGATTCCCTGGTGATATACCGCCAGAAGTGCGAGTTTGGGAGAGGTCAGAGCCAGGACAGCTCGCGGGGGAGCTTGGTGAGGAGGATCTTCCAAGGGTCTGTAAAGGAGAAGCAGTTGGCTTCCCCTGAGATGCCCAGGCTCATGGAGGACGCCGCAGCCCCTGAGAGCAAAGAAACTCTCTCAGCGAAAGACAGTGACCACGAGCCTAGCAGCCGTGGAGCAGAGCAGGCGGTGGCTGGGAGCACTGAAGTCCCGGGGCTATGTACAGAAGAACACGAGAGACCCTCCAAGCTGAACACACTTCCCGAGGATGTCAAGGATgtgaagaggagaggaggtCTCCATCGCTCCCAGTCGGACATCAGCTCTCGCTactccaagtccttttctgaGTTTGATACATTTTTCAAGTACTGTGGCCTGGACCAGGAGGTCATCGAGGATCTTGGGAGAGAGAACTTCTCGGTGGTGTCTGACAACGTCTCCTTCAAGATCCGGAGCATCAGCGTGGCAACCTCTGAGAGCGACTTCACGCGGCACAGCGGGGACgaggggctgctggaggatgAACTCACAGAACAGGTCCCGAGCAGTACCTCTGTGATAGAGCGCAACGCTCGGATCATCAAATGGCTGTACACATGTAAGAAAGCCAAGGAGAACAACAAGGTGATGCAGGAGCTGGCATGA